A window of Pirellulales bacterium contains these coding sequences:
- a CDS encoding ATP-dependent Clp protease proteolytic subunit — MDHGETIEIAMVGDLTDSENELSSRLLDVPPGGECTLFIDSPGGSPYSGLALMSLILLRGIRATGIVTGECSSAALWPFAACYRRIVTPYSVLLFHPMKWQSEEHVGLAEAAEWARHFGQLETEMDEVLARLFNVSDEEMSRWIRPGRYISGRELAAAGMAEVADLKALSLFARNGAVRGGKRSKVRR; from the coding sequence GGCGATCTGACCGACTCGGAAAACGAACTCAGCAGCCGTTTGCTCGACGTGCCGCCGGGGGGCGAATGCACGTTGTTCATCGATTCGCCGGGCGGCAGCCCCTACTCGGGCTTGGCGCTCATGTCGTTGATTCTGCTGCGCGGCATCCGCGCTACAGGCATTGTCACCGGCGAATGCTCGTCCGCCGCGCTGTGGCCGTTCGCGGCTTGCTATCGCCGCATCGTGACGCCGTACAGCGTGCTGTTGTTCCATCCCATGAAGTGGCAAAGCGAAGAACACGTCGGGCTGGCCGAAGCAGCCGAATGGGCGCGCCACTTCGGGCAGTTGGAAACCGAAATGGACGAGGTGCTGGCCCGACTGTTCAACGTCTCGGACGAGGAAATGAGCCGCTGGATTCGGCCCGGGCGTTATATCTCGGGGCGCGAGCTGGCCGCGGCCGGCATGGCCGAAGTCGCGGATCTGAAGGCACTCTCGCTATTCGCGCGCAATGGCGCAGTGCGTGGCGGCAAACGCTCGAAGGTCCGACGATAG
- a CDS encoding protein kinase, giving the protein MTDNNNNSCPESNELHQLLDGSLSSDRLTECTRHMDTCGCCQAKLENMATGGSNLTDVVRRHADDEPLATSAYWPALNVTQRSAQSAASGAVMTPGQLAATTPVPVARSRELSLAFLQPASDAAYLGRLAHFDVMRILGRGGMGVVLEAFDSRLQRNVALKVLDPDLVGDETSRLRFCREARAAASITHENVVAVHQVEKSGDEGLPYLVMQLIAGESLEQRLAREKQLPFREVVRIGMQAAQGLAAAHAQGLIHRDIKPGNILLEAPLDRVKLTDFGLARVVEDVRLTHTGFVPGTPLYMAPEQAMGEPTDARSDIFSLGAVLYEMCAGQPPFPGNSSLAILKQIVETKHRPLRELNPSIPKWLADTIDRLLAKKPDDRIQSAAHLAELFEFEWAVMKTSSEDVPTVCKIEARRRAGRNLLIATGIGAAFLAFGLLAGMFLAGRPKATPHAIASAEPVAVLSANAGAVWSVSFDPQSDIVAMAVEDGTVRLWDVPTQSIKATINAHRGNIWASRFSPDGSLLATSGDDGLIKLWKTSQPEAVKTFTNRSAVRGLTFAPDGQSLLGGDREGGLRSWLLDATEPNAETQQPGAVYTVAISPDGATLATGGSDKIVRLWNAKTLTQKLPLEGHAGPVYGASFSPDGRRLASVGWDKTVRIWDPASGQAINSWSGHDGDIWSVAYSPDGQKLLTGGTDGALKLWDPQSGELLETFLGHKTGIHTVAFNHDGTLVASGGRDGAVRIWQVE; this is encoded by the coding sequence ATGACTGACAACAATAATAATTCCTGTCCTGAATCGAACGAACTGCATCAATTGCTCGACGGCTCGTTGTCCAGCGACCGGCTGACCGAATGCACGCGGCACATGGACACCTGCGGCTGCTGCCAGGCCAAGCTGGAGAACATGGCCACCGGAGGTTCGAACCTCACGGACGTCGTGCGCCGACATGCGGATGACGAACCGCTCGCCACGTCGGCCTATTGGCCGGCGCTCAATGTCACACAGCGCAGCGCGCAGAGTGCAGCGTCGGGCGCTGTGATGACCCCGGGGCAACTGGCCGCCACAACGCCGGTGCCGGTCGCGCGATCGCGCGAGTTGTCGTTGGCGTTTCTGCAGCCGGCTAGCGACGCTGCTTACCTCGGCCGGCTGGCGCACTTCGACGTGATGCGCATCCTGGGGCGCGGCGGCATGGGTGTCGTGCTCGAGGCATTCGACTCGCGCCTGCAGCGCAACGTGGCGCTCAAGGTGCTTGATCCCGACTTGGTGGGAGACGAAACGTCGCGCCTGCGCTTCTGCCGCGAGGCGCGGGCCGCGGCCTCGATCACACATGAAAACGTCGTAGCCGTCCACCAGGTCGAAAAATCCGGCGACGAAGGCCTGCCTTATCTGGTGATGCAATTGATCGCGGGCGAATCGCTCGAGCAGCGGTTGGCGCGCGAGAAGCAACTTCCATTTCGCGAGGTCGTGCGGATCGGCATGCAAGCCGCGCAAGGGCTCGCCGCGGCCCATGCGCAAGGTTTGATCCATCGCGATATCAAGCCGGGCAACATCCTCCTCGAAGCGCCTCTGGATCGCGTCAAGCTGACTGACTTTGGCCTGGCTCGTGTCGTCGAAGATGTCCGGCTCACCCACACAGGCTTCGTGCCCGGCACGCCGCTATACATGGCGCCGGAGCAAGCGATGGGGGAACCGACCGATGCGCGCTCGGACATTTTCAGCCTGGGTGCCGTGCTATACGAAATGTGCGCCGGTCAGCCGCCGTTCCCCGGTAATTCGTCGCTGGCGATCCTGAAGCAGATTGTCGAGACCAAGCATCGGCCTCTGCGCGAACTGAACCCGTCGATCCCCAAATGGCTGGCCGACACGATCGATCGTTTGTTGGCGAAAAAGCCCGACGACCGGATCCAATCGGCGGCGCACCTGGCAGAACTGTTCGAGTTCGAATGGGCTGTGATGAAGACGTCTTCGGAGGACGTACCGACCGTCTGCAAGATCGAAGCGCGGCGCCGCGCCGGGCGAAATTTGCTGATCGCCACAGGCATTGGTGCTGCGTTTCTGGCTTTTGGATTGCTGGCTGGCATGTTCTTAGCTGGCCGGCCGAAAGCTACGCCGCATGCTATCGCCAGTGCCGAGCCAGTCGCCGTGCTCAGCGCGAATGCCGGCGCCGTGTGGTCCGTCTCGTTTGATCCTCAAAGTGATATCGTGGCGATGGCCGTTGAAGATGGCACAGTCCGCTTGTGGGACGTGCCGACGCAAAGCATCAAGGCCACGATCAATGCCCATCGCGGCAACATTTGGGCCAGCCGATTTTCTCCGGACGGAAGCCTACTGGCTACGTCAGGGGACGATGGGCTAATCAAGCTCTGGAAAACCTCGCAGCCCGAAGCGGTCAAGACCTTTACCAATCGCAGCGCCGTGCGCGGACTGACCTTTGCGCCGGACGGGCAGTCGTTGCTCGGCGGCGATCGCGAAGGCGGATTGCGTTCGTGGCTGCTGGATGCCACGGAACCGAATGCCGAGACACAACAGCCCGGCGCCGTGTATACCGTGGCGATTTCGCCGGACGGCGCGACGCTGGCCACCGGTGGCAGCGACAAGATAGTGCGCCTGTGGAATGCAAAAACCCTGACCCAGAAGCTGCCACTGGAAGGTCACGCTGGTCCCGTTTACGGCGCCAGCTTTTCACCGGATGGACGCCGCCTGGCGTCGGTCGGCTGGGACAAGACGGTGCGCATCTGGGATCCGGCCAGTGGGCAGGCAATCAACTCATGGTCCGGCCACGACGGCGATATCTGGTCCGTAGCCTATTCGCCCGACGGCCAGAAGCTGCTTACCGGCGGCACCGACGGCGCGCTCAAGCTGTGGGATCCCCAATCGGGCGAGTTGCTCGAGACGTTCCTCGGCCACAAGACCGGCATCCACACCGTGGCCTTCAATCACGACGGTACGCTGGTCGCATCCGGCGGACGCGACGGGGCCGTACGTATTTGGCAGGTCGAATAA
- a CDS encoding sigma-70 family RNA polymerase sigma factor, translating into MSADDSPLTRASLLVQLRDGANEEAWREFTNLYAPVIYGFARKRGLQDADAADLMQDVLRSISAAISRLDYDRGRGTFRGWLFTVTRNKIYNFLSARRIRPQGTGDSSTNRLLASHPETDDSPDVWETEYQRRLASLAMDHIKHEFQENTWRAFWLAAVEGVPVADVAQQVGMTAGAIYVAKSRVLARLKEEVEQMRRQEDD; encoded by the coding sequence ATGTCCGCGGACGACTCACCGCTCACCCGAGCGAGCCTGCTGGTACAACTGCGAGACGGGGCCAACGAAGAGGCGTGGCGCGAATTCACCAATCTGTACGCGCCAGTGATCTACGGGTTTGCCCGCAAGCGTGGGTTGCAGGATGCCGACGCGGCGGACCTGATGCAGGACGTGCTGCGATCAATCTCGGCGGCCATTTCGCGGCTGGATTACGATCGCGGCCGCGGCACGTTTCGCGGTTGGCTGTTCACGGTGACGCGCAACAAGATTTACAACTTCCTCTCGGCGCGGCGCATCCGGCCGCAAGGAACCGGCGACTCCTCCACGAATCGGCTGCTGGCATCGCATCCGGAAACGGACGACAGCCCCGATGTTTGGGAGACGGAGTATCAGCGCCGCCTGGCGTCGCTGGCGATGGATCACATCAAGCACGAATTTCAGGAGAACACGTGGCGCGCGTTCTGGCTGGCCGCCGTCGAGGGCGTGCCGGTCGCCGATGTGGCGCAACAGGTGGGTATGACGGCCGGCGCAATCTACGTCGCCAAGAGTCGGGTGCTGGCCCGACTGAAAGAGGAAGTCGAACAGATGCGCCGGCAGGAGGATGATTGA
- a CDS encoding efflux RND transporter periplasmic adaptor subunit: MSADSLILAPYELQRAAHPAETTSRMHIGASQQLATPACDSSDEGRSTGTPNRGAWKWGTAVLFAAVAVATYLAPWQSRANQEDATSAMHQADAPRSVAVDHPTVAGGSSVTLPATIRPWQTATLHARVSGYLAAWHHDLGEHVESGDLLAQIDTPELDQELAEGRALVREAVAATVQAQAERVEAEADLKVAEAQLVKVRAEVELSQGQFARRKLLLEKRAVSQEEHDTFQRDLSVRNADLVAAESDVARRRANLQTRTAIIQAREATEKSRQSNVDRLNELQIFKRIVAPFDGVVTRRAAEVGMLVTAGEEPLFVVEDMSRVRVQVNVPQAYSVQTIIGADATVSLPEAATAAVRAKITRITNSVDVQSRTMLAEVELDNVNLHFQPGSYAQVALQTRSNDGWTIPTNTIQMRVEGPHVAVVDERNQIQVKPVTLGRDLGTRVVAIDGIHGDERLVINPSDDLVRGLRVKVAEPHEAVREIAQR, from the coding sequence ATGTCCGCCGACAGCTTGATTCTGGCCCCTTACGAATTGCAAAGAGCCGCGCACCCGGCCGAAACGACAAGCCGTATGCACATCGGTGCGAGCCAGCAATTGGCGACGCCAGCGTGCGACTCGTCCGACGAGGGCCGTTCGACCGGCACGCCAAACCGGGGCGCGTGGAAATGGGGCACTGCCGTGCTATTTGCTGCCGTCGCCGTCGCGACCTATCTAGCTCCTTGGCAATCGCGAGCTAATCAGGAAGACGCTACTTCCGCGATGCATCAAGCTGACGCGCCGCGCAGCGTCGCGGTCGATCACCCCACGGTCGCCGGCGGTTCAAGCGTCACATTGCCGGCCACGATTCGCCCGTGGCAAACTGCGACGTTGCACGCGCGGGTCAGTGGCTATCTGGCCGCCTGGCATCATGACCTGGGCGAACACGTAGAAAGCGGTGACCTGTTGGCCCAGATCGACACACCTGAGCTCGATCAGGAACTGGCCGAGGGGCGGGCGCTGGTGCGCGAGGCCGTGGCCGCCACCGTGCAGGCCCAGGCCGAGCGCGTCGAAGCGGAAGCCGATCTGAAAGTGGCCGAGGCCCAACTAGTTAAAGTTCGCGCGGAAGTGGAACTATCGCAAGGACAGTTCGCCCGCCGCAAGCTATTGCTGGAGAAACGTGCCGTATCGCAAGAAGAGCACGACACATTTCAGCGTGACCTGTCGGTTCGCAACGCGGACTTGGTGGCCGCTGAATCCGACGTCGCCCGCCGCCGCGCCAATCTGCAAACGCGCACCGCGATCATCCAGGCTCGCGAAGCTACGGAAAAGAGCCGCCAATCGAACGTCGACCGCTTGAATGAGCTACAGATCTTCAAACGCATCGTCGCCCCGTTCGACGGCGTGGTCACGCGTCGCGCGGCCGAGGTCGGCATGTTGGTAACCGCCGGGGAGGAGCCGCTGTTCGTCGTAGAGGACATGAGCCGTGTGCGTGTGCAAGTAAACGTGCCACAAGCTTACTCTGTGCAAACGATCATCGGCGCCGACGCCACGGTCAGCCTGCCGGAGGCCGCGACCGCGGCCGTGCGAGCCAAGATCACGCGCATTACAAATTCCGTCGACGTGCAAAGCCGTACGATGCTCGCAGAGGTCGAACTCGACAACGTCAACCTGCATTTTCAGCCGGGCAGCTACGCGCAGGTCGCTTTGCAGACTCGCAGTAACGACGGTTGGACCATACCCACGAACACGATCCAGATGCGCGTCGAAGGGCCACACGTCGCCGTGGTCGACGAGCGGAATCAAATCCAGGTCAAACCCGTCACCTTGGGGCGTGACCTGGGGACACGGGTCGTGGCGATCGACGGGATTCACGGCGACGAACGCCTGGTCATCAATCCCAGTGACGACCTGGTCCGTGGTCTCCGCGTCAAAGTGGCCGAGCCGCATGAGGCGGTTCGCGAGATCGCGCAGCGCTAG
- a CDS encoding HD domain-containing phosphohydrolase, producing the protein MHLNDRILAVDDSASNRMILQKLLGETYTVMCVENGVEALRVAPEFHPDLVLLDVVMPGLDGNQTCRLLHEQPELRDTKIVMVSARSELQSRLAAYEVGAMDYITKPFDHQEILAKVRAWLHMVYKEQVNDLLCDAAKTREVVGFALVTLTSFRDTETGAHLLRIRWYTQALAEQLAAAGPYSDQIDEGFLRHLYRASPLHDIGKVAIDDAILRKPGRLTAREFAVMSEHTTIGGDILMQSGTRLANPGYVKMAADIARHHHERFDGTGYPDKLAGLNIPLPARIVAVADAFDALTSDRVYRRSVSVDEAVKVITDCSGTQFDPVIVDALHARHADFRRAQAKFQRDITAATGSAETVATFDNLCRDRDAEHVEFGP; encoded by the coding sequence ATGCATCTCAATGATCGCATCTTGGCTGTTGACGACAGCGCCAGCAATCGGATGATCCTGCAGAAGTTGCTGGGCGAAACCTACACCGTGATGTGTGTCGAAAACGGTGTCGAGGCGTTGCGCGTGGCGCCCGAGTTCCATCCCGACCTAGTGCTGCTCGACGTGGTGATGCCAGGACTCGACGGCAATCAGACCTGCCGGTTGCTACACGAACAGCCCGAGCTGCGCGATACAAAGATCGTGATGGTGTCAGCGCGCTCGGAATTGCAGTCGCGGCTGGCTGCCTACGAAGTCGGCGCGATGGATTACATCACCAAGCCGTTCGATCATCAGGAGATTCTTGCCAAGGTGCGGGCCTGGCTGCACATGGTATACAAGGAGCAGGTCAACGATCTGCTGTGCGACGCGGCGAAGACGCGCGAGGTTGTCGGCTTTGCGCTCGTGACGTTGACCAGCTTCCGCGACACCGAGACGGGGGCTCACTTGCTACGTATTCGTTGGTACACGCAAGCGCTGGCCGAGCAACTGGCCGCGGCGGGCCCTTACAGCGACCAGATCGACGAAGGCTTTTTGCGTCATTTGTATCGTGCCAGCCCGCTGCACGACATTGGCAAAGTGGCCATCGACGACGCCATTCTGCGCAAGCCGGGCCGGCTGACCGCGCGCGAGTTTGCCGTGATGAGCGAACACACGACGATCGGCGGAGACATCTTAATGCAATCCGGCACGCGCCTGGCGAATCCGGGGTACGTGAAGATGGCGGCCGATATCGCCCGGCACCATCACGAGCGATTCGACGGGACGGGCTATCCAGATAAACTAGCCGGCCTGAACATTCCGCTGCCGGCACGCATCGTGGCGGTGGCTGATGCTTTCGATGCATTGACGTCGGACCGAGTTTACCGGCGATCGGTCTCGGTGGACGAGGCGGTGAAAGTCATTACCGACTGTTCGGGAACGCAGTTCGATCCAGTAATCGTTGACGCCCTTCATGCGCGCCATGCCGATTTCCGCCGCGCCCAGGCGAAGTTCCAGCGTGATATAACCGCGGCGACTGGCTCGGCCGAAACCGTGGCCACGTTCGACAACTTATGCCGCGACCGCGACGCCGAGCACGTCGAATTCGGCCCGTGA
- a CDS encoding tyrosine-type recombinase/integrase — MAKVTKPTADFPLTPHYGSGQWVKKIRGKSHYFGKLEDWRSALNTYLDEKDDLLAGREPRSRQEFVTLGDLTAEFLESKKGSVASGEIQERTYKECEVTCNRIKKILGDGRALSDIQRRDLERLRAKFAEGRGPTALKNELSRARSVFLYANESGLVDKPIVYRKPLRTPSKSIFTRKRAEDARMFSAEQINSLLNAANPQLKAMLYLGINCAFGPGDCLALPWAAVDLENKRHRFARRKTGNERLCPLWPETIEALQAIQVDRKSVFMTKYQRPWTTTAIGHEFRKLLEECKIYRPGNTHYSLRRTFETIAAATGEQVAVDHIMGHLSPSMASVYRQCVFIEPLHRVAFYVRDWLQGRVKLG; from the coding sequence ATGGCCAAGGTTACCAAGCCAACAGCGGATTTCCCACTCACCCCGCATTATGGGTCGGGGCAATGGGTTAAGAAGATTCGGGGCAAATCCCATTACTTCGGTAAGTTAGAGGATTGGCGGTCCGCCCTCAATACCTACCTCGATGAAAAGGACGATCTACTTGCCGGGCGGGAACCCCGCAGCCGACAGGAATTCGTGACGTTAGGCGACCTAACTGCGGAGTTTTTGGAGTCCAAGAAAGGCTCTGTCGCGTCCGGCGAGATTCAGGAACGCACCTACAAGGAATGCGAAGTAACCTGCAACCGGATCAAGAAGATACTCGGCGACGGACGGGCACTTTCTGACATTCAACGGCGAGACTTGGAGCGGCTTCGGGCCAAGTTCGCAGAGGGCCGGGGACCGACCGCCCTCAAGAATGAGTTGTCGCGGGCACGATCCGTGTTTCTCTATGCGAACGAATCGGGGCTAGTCGACAAGCCCATCGTCTACCGAAAGCCGTTGCGTACGCCAAGCAAGAGCATCTTTACCCGTAAGCGGGCCGAAGATGCCCGGATGTTTTCGGCAGAGCAAATCAACTCGCTTCTCAACGCCGCGAATCCGCAGTTGAAAGCGATGCTGTATCTAGGCATCAACTGTGCTTTCGGACCGGGGGATTGCCTTGCGTTGCCGTGGGCGGCTGTCGATTTGGAAAACAAGCGGCATAGGTTCGCCCGTCGCAAGACTGGCAATGAACGTCTATGCCCATTGTGGCCCGAAACGATTGAAGCTTTGCAGGCGATCCAGGTTGATCGCAAGTCGGTATTTATGACCAAATATCAACGGCCTTGGACGACAACGGCAATCGGCCATGAATTCCGCAAGCTACTTGAGGAATGCAAGATTTACCGTCCGGGGAATACGCACTACTCGCTAAGGCGTACATTCGAGACGATTGCCGCCGCGACGGGCGAGCAAGTTGCCGTTGACCATATCATGGGGCATCTAAGCCCCTCAATGGCGAGCGTCTATCGGCAATGCGTGTTCATCGAGCCGCTACATCGCGTAGCGTTCTATGTTCGCGACTGGCTACAGGGTCGCGTCAAACTCGGATAG
- a CDS encoding DUF5906 domain-containing protein: MTIRQSIKAFLLAYGVKPLAELYSEAMECQVNIDRTKGEPDGRGFKDSSGKKFWPIRIPHDARSNPHWRDYDGYSLTDFADKIGMTGWDFENVCSRWVAFDFDELTGTAHIGSGISADEIKRLREKLELVPWVQIQRSTSGGEGLHVYVFFDTPVSTANHTEHADLGRYVLGLLSKECGCDLSDPADVVGGNFWVWSKNQNEHSFERLKERTGSPVIPDNWRDSLPPRAAREVTPVTAGAGHHKLVDWLIANGFTAVYDHDEKRLRTHTAALKVAHELLGLPGVFETVATGRNKADHNCFAYPRLNGSWYVVRYGENVTEGETWHKTKSGLPACVLTFRIGWDEATAKLGLLCKKGAYFVPSFDVLSKLLNLVGMSFELPAVKPRGLWIRKQSNGTVSIEMDHGQDDPNEIPGWFRLNKCRWGCAVGEWNELEVSENVTEAFAEVIRRTKANDEGDGWFIVDMHDGKWVHVNRSDVIDRLATLGVPFQRASAILGSLPFWTIVNIPCGDEYPAERQWNPHAAQFAFPIASQPGETPTWDKVLNHCGQGFDDAVLADEWCQENGIVTGAQYLRLYVAATLFRFDLRVPYLVLYSPKEDTGKSTFFYALRLLFTKGFVDLANALTNPQGFNGELAGAVFGYVEDTDLSSVGKQARSRLRRWVTDKVISIHAKGGTPYTLDHFMRAGQSCNETSEAPIFDGDTRCMVAEVQPLTQAERMDTQNLESALKAEASSFLYAMQELSKRLPPSKQRLYPPVIETAAKRDAARSHRTEIKDKYAAVFDAVVTLADNGKLDEPAERDELNELVRSIDPHCEVPGTSEGWAACFKNIEAHLDDGGYDVTHFKRNKDAHSPARWQVVPKSRLAAMDCMNGYRQSDGQLTAFDGGQAA; encoded by the coding sequence ATGACGATTCGACAAAGTATCAAAGCGTTCCTACTTGCCTATGGGGTCAAGCCGCTGGCCGAGTTGTATTCAGAGGCGATGGAATGCCAAGTCAACATAGACCGGACCAAAGGCGAGCCGGACGGACGTGGCTTCAAGGATTCATCCGGCAAAAAATTCTGGCCGATCCGCATTCCGCACGATGCCCGAAGCAATCCGCACTGGCGAGACTACGACGGTTATTCGTTGACCGATTTCGCCGACAAAATCGGCATGACGGGATGGGACTTTGAAAACGTCTGTTCCCGTTGGGTCGCTTTCGACTTTGACGAACTCACGGGCACGGCTCACATTGGGTCCGGTATCTCAGCCGACGAAATCAAACGGCTACGTGAGAAGCTAGAGTTAGTGCCTTGGGTCCAGATTCAACGGTCAACCAGCGGCGGGGAAGGTCTACACGTCTACGTTTTCTTTGATACCCCCGTATCGACGGCTAATCACACCGAACACGCCGACCTAGGCCGCTACGTGCTTGGGCTGTTGTCCAAGGAATGCGGCTGTGATCTTTCCGACCCGGCCGACGTTGTTGGCGGCAATTTCTGGGTGTGGTCAAAGAATCAAAACGAACACAGTTTCGAGCGATTGAAGGAACGGACGGGTAGTCCCGTCATTCCCGACAACTGGCGAGACTCATTGCCGCCGCGAGCGGCGAGGGAAGTTACGCCCGTCACCGCTGGGGCCGGGCATCACAAGCTAGTTGATTGGCTGATTGCCAACGGCTTCACGGCGGTCTACGACCACGACGAAAAGCGCCTGCGAACGCACACAGCGGCATTGAAGGTTGCCCACGAATTGTTGGGTTTGCCGGGCGTATTCGAGACGGTTGCAACTGGCCGCAATAAAGCGGATCACAATTGCTTTGCCTATCCCCGGCTCAACGGATCTTGGTATGTCGTTCGTTACGGCGAAAATGTGACTGAGGGCGAAACGTGGCACAAAACTAAGAGCGGCCTACCCGCGTGCGTGCTGACCTTCCGCATCGGGTGGGATGAGGCTACAGCCAAGCTGGGGCTGTTGTGCAAGAAAGGTGCGTACTTCGTGCCGAGTTTTGACGTGCTGTCGAAACTGCTGAATCTCGTTGGAATGTCTTTTGAGTTGCCAGCGGTCAAACCGCGTGGTCTGTGGATTCGGAAGCAATCAAACGGCACGGTATCAATCGAAATGGATCATGGGCAGGATGATCCGAACGAAATCCCCGGCTGGTTTCGTCTGAATAAATGCCGCTGGGGTTGTGCCGTCGGTGAATGGAATGAATTAGAAGTCTCGGAAAACGTCACGGAAGCATTCGCCGAAGTGATCCGACGGACCAAGGCGAACGATGAGGGGGACGGTTGGTTTATCGTCGATATGCACGACGGCAAATGGGTCCACGTCAATCGTTCGGACGTAATCGACAGGCTCGCCACGCTTGGGGTGCCTTTCCAACGGGCATCGGCCATCCTTGGCAGTCTGCCATTCTGGACAATCGTAAATATCCCTTGCGGCGACGAATACCCGGCCGAACGGCAATGGAATCCGCACGCCGCACAATTTGCGTTCCCGATTGCGTCACAGCCAGGCGAAACCCCGACGTGGGACAAGGTATTGAATCATTGCGGTCAAGGTTTTGACGACGCTGTACTTGCCGATGAATGGTGCCAAGAGAATGGAATCGTTACGGGTGCCCAGTATCTACGGCTGTACGTTGCGGCAACCTTGTTCCGCTTTGACTTGCGGGTGCCGTATCTAGTGCTGTACAGCCCGAAAGAGGATACGGGTAAGTCAACTTTCTTCTATGCCTTGCGTCTGTTGTTCACCAAGGGATTCGTTGACCTTGCGAACGCCCTCACGAATCCGCAGGGATTCAACGGCGAATTGGCGGGGGCTGTATTCGGTTACGTTGAGGATACGGACCTTAGCAGCGTCGGCAAGCAAGCCCGAAGCCGTTTGCGACGTTGGGTAACGGACAAGGTTATCAGCATTCATGCCAAGGGCGGCACACCGTACACGCTGGATCATTTCATGCGTGCCGGACAGTCGTGCAACGAAACGAGCGAAGCCCCGATCTTTGATGGCGACACCCGTTGCATGGTCGCGGAAGTTCAGCCGTTGACGCAAGCCGAACGGATGGACACGCAAAATCTGGAAAGCGCCTTGAAGGCAGAGGCATCCTCGTTTCTGTACGCGATGCAAGAGCTAAGCAAGCGACTGCCGCCGAGCAAGCAACGGCTGTATCCGCCCGTTATCGAGACGGCGGCGAAGCGTGACGCTGCCCGCTCGCATCGTACCGAAATCAAAGACAAGTACGCCGCTGTTTTCGATGCCGTCGTGACCCTTGCCGACAACGGCAAGCTAGACGAACCGGCCGAGCGGGACGAATTGAATGAACTTGTTCGGTCGATTGATCCCCATTGCGAAGTGCCAGGAACAAGCGAAGGGTGGGCGGCTTGCTTTAAGAACATCGAGGCCCATCTAGACGATGGCGGCTACGACGTGACCCATTTCAAGCGGAACAAGGATGCCCACTCCCCGGCCCGTTGGCAAGTCGTCCCCAAGAGCCGCCTAGCGGCAATGGATTGCATGAACGGGTATCGCCAGTCGGATGGTCAACTGACCGCGTTCGACGGCGGGCAAGCGGCCTAG